In one window of Tumebacillus algifaecis DNA:
- a CDS encoding NAD(P)/FAD-dependent oxidoreductase, which yields MTRILVLGAGYGGMMTAIELEQAGQPFTLVNKHDYHYFTTLLHEPAGGRHAFEPYYVDLHDVLRRDTSHVRKDLVIELRPYENRVLTQSGPIDYDYLVIALGNAPEFFGIPGMQEHALLLRSLQTARQINRQIEQAFATYHQDQDERNLRIIVGGAGLTGVELCGELADWLPELAGKYGVPFAKVEVVNLEAAPTILPMLPVELRAAAESALRQKGVKLLTGVAITKVRHERVELHTGDVLEAKTIIWTGGVRANPLLEKACLTTDSRGRALVDAYLQSVDFANVFVVGDSASFTGADGAPLPPTGQAAAQMGEWAARNLINRLHNRPLEPFHFVNRGTLASIGPEFGVGRVQGVNAVGVSASLLKEASKLKYLFRLGGLRMVKQKRGQLKRKE from the coding sequence ATGACCAGGATACTTGTCTTAGGTGCCGGGTACGGCGGGATGATGACGGCCATCGAACTTGAGCAGGCCGGCCAGCCGTTTACGCTGGTCAATAAGCACGACTATCATTATTTTACCACACTCCTGCATGAACCTGCGGGTGGGCGCCATGCGTTTGAGCCCTATTATGTAGATCTACATGATGTTTTGCGTCGTGATACTTCGCACGTGCGCAAGGATCTGGTAATCGAGTTGCGCCCTTACGAAAACAGAGTGCTCACCCAAAGCGGTCCGATCGACTATGACTATTTGGTGATCGCCTTGGGCAATGCCCCGGAGTTTTTTGGGATTCCCGGCATGCAGGAGCACGCGTTGCTGCTGCGTTCGCTACAGACGGCGCGGCAGATCAACCGTCAGATTGAGCAGGCATTTGCAACGTACCATCAGGATCAAGATGAGCGCAACCTGCGCATCATCGTCGGCGGTGCAGGTCTAACAGGCGTTGAGCTGTGCGGCGAGCTGGCCGATTGGTTGCCAGAGCTGGCCGGAAAATATGGGGTGCCGTTTGCGAAGGTGGAAGTGGTGAATCTTGAAGCGGCCCCGACGATCTTGCCGATGCTGCCCGTGGAACTGCGCGCCGCTGCCGAGTCTGCTCTGCGCCAAAAGGGTGTAAAGCTGTTGACCGGAGTGGCGATTACGAAGGTCAGACACGAGCGGGTCGAACTGCATACAGGCGATGTGCTCGAAGCGAAAACGATCATTTGGACAGGAGGTGTGCGAGCCAATCCACTGCTTGAAAAAGCCTGTCTGACCACCGACTCGCGGGGGCGGGCGCTGGTCGATGCGTATTTGCAGTCGGTCGATTTTGCGAACGTGTTTGTGGTCGGGGACTCCGCTTCTTTTACCGGGGCGGACGGTGCCCCGCTTCCACCAACAGGTCAGGCCGCCGCGCAGATGGGGGAATGGGCGGCGCGCAACCTGATCAATCGTTTGCACAATCGTCCGCTGGAGCCGTTCCACTTTGTCAATCGGGGGACGCTGGCATCGATCGGGCCTGAATTTGGCGTCGGTCGTGTGCAAGGCGTAAACGCGGTCGGCGTGTCAGCATCCTTGCTGAAGGAGGCATCGAAGCTGAAGTACCTCTTTCGCCTCGGTGGTCTGCGCATGGTAAAGCAAAAGCGCGGCCAGCTCAAACGAAAGGAGTAA
- the uvsE gene encoding UV DNA damage repair endonuclease UvsE has product MKIRLGFVAMSVHLKNTSPSQTMTVTNFQKFIDREAGLRKLTRIGASNLQNSLRVLRHAHAHGLHVYRFTSKLIPLLGHELTADWDFFGKMLPEFEEVGTYIKQKQMRVSFHPDHFTLINSKSEEVIEKSILDLERHVHIFELMGLDERAKLVMHVGGSYKDKAESLARFAANWPRLPERVQKRVTLENDDKSYTAAETLSLCEQLNIPMVLDIHHHRCNPGHEELRDLLPRIFRLWDDTGLVPKIHVSSPKDEAKPLHHADYIAPEDLLPFLKLVHEVCPTDLDIMVEAKQKDDAAMRLADDLSQIPGMTRIDGGTFTYQP; this is encoded by the coding sequence ATGAAAATCCGCTTAGGCTTTGTCGCAATGTCTGTCCATCTCAAAAACACCTCACCGTCGCAAACGATGACAGTGACCAACTTCCAAAAATTTATCGACCGTGAAGCTGGCCTTCGCAAACTGACTCGCATTGGAGCGTCCAACCTCCAAAACTCACTGCGCGTGCTGCGCCATGCTCATGCACACGGTCTCCACGTCTATCGCTTCACTTCCAAACTGATCCCTCTGCTCGGCCACGAATTGACAGCCGACTGGGACTTCTTTGGCAAAATGCTGCCCGAATTCGAAGAAGTCGGCACCTATATCAAACAAAAGCAGATGCGGGTCAGCTTCCACCCGGATCATTTCACCTTGATCAATTCCAAGTCGGAAGAGGTGATCGAAAAATCCATCCTCGATCTGGAGCGACACGTGCACATCTTCGAACTGATGGGCCTGGACGAACGAGCCAAACTCGTCATGCACGTCGGAGGTAGCTACAAGGATAAAGCGGAGTCGCTCGCCCGATTTGCCGCCAATTGGCCGCGTCTTCCCGAACGTGTCCAAAAGCGGGTCACACTCGAGAACGATGACAAATCATACACGGCTGCCGAGACGCTCTCCCTCTGTGAGCAGCTCAACATCCCGATGGTGTTGGACATCCACCACCATCGTTGCAATCCCGGACATGAAGAGCTCCGCGACCTCTTGCCACGCATCTTCCGCCTCTGGGACGACACAGGTCTCGTGCCCAAAATTCACGTCTCCTCACCAAAAGATGAGGCCAAACCTCTGCACCATGCTGACTACATCGCACCAGAGGATCTGCTCCCTTTCCTCAAACTCGTCCACGAGGTCTGTCCCACCGACCTCGACATCATGGTCGAAGCCAAACAAAAAGATGACGCTGCCATGCGCCTCGCCGACGACCTGTCCCAGATCCCCGGCATGACCCGCATCGACGGCGGCACCTTTACGTATCAGCCCTAA
- a CDS encoding cation diffusion facilitator family transporter, with translation MHVSAKSAKLIRYGMILTFVVFLIKIVSGYMTGSLALISDGWHLAGDLVTLALSWWGLKQSMKPATRKQSFGMYRAEIVTAFTANLLLLGVGVYIVYEAVQAFFNPVAVQGAWVFGVTFVGLVIYTVLTWLLGQERDNMNAKSAWLHFLGDALASVAILVGAAVMYFTGWFWVDAVLGGLVGVVIIAGAAKMAWEGARILLEFVPEHVEPEEVERELRALKNVSAVTDLHIWSLTPTQHFMSVHLAVDVVTIAEGEQVIREAQQVMLEKFGIHHVTVQLETNSCRTCFHTVVEMNSHCRSCPEMGNQGLIVL, from the coding sequence ATGCATGTATCTGCAAAATCGGCAAAACTGATTCGCTATGGGATGATCTTGACCTTCGTGGTTTTCTTGATAAAAATTGTCAGCGGCTATATGACCGGATCACTCGCGTTGATTTCGGACGGTTGGCATCTGGCCGGTGATCTGGTTACGTTGGCACTGTCTTGGTGGGGTTTGAAACAGTCGATGAAGCCTGCCACGCGCAAACAGTCGTTTGGGATGTATCGAGCGGAGATCGTGACGGCGTTTACGGCCAATCTGCTATTGCTAGGCGTAGGCGTTTATATCGTCTATGAAGCGGTACAGGCTTTTTTCAATCCGGTGGCCGTACAAGGTGCTTGGGTGTTTGGAGTGACGTTTGTCGGGTTGGTCATCTATACGGTATTGACTTGGCTGCTCGGGCAAGAGCGAGATAATATGAATGCGAAGTCAGCTTGGTTGCATTTTTTGGGAGATGCACTGGCATCGGTGGCGATTTTGGTCGGTGCTGCGGTAATGTATTTCACAGGTTGGTTTTGGGTCGATGCGGTGCTTGGCGGGTTGGTCGGTGTGGTGATCATAGCTGGTGCTGCGAAGATGGCTTGGGAAGGGGCTCGCATTTTGCTGGAGTTTGTGCCTGAGCATGTGGAACCTGAAGAGGTGGAGAGGGAACTGCGGGCGCTTAAAAATGTGTCGGCGGTGACCGATTTGCACATTTGGAGTTTGACGCCGACCCAACATTTCATGAGTGTGCATCTGGCAGTGGACGTGGTCACGATCGCCGAAGGGGAACAAGTGATTCGTGAAGCACAACAGGTGATGCTAGAGAAGTTTGGGATTCATCATGTGACCGTCCAGTTGGAGACCAATTCGTGTCGGACTTGTTTTCACACGGTGGTGGAGATGAATAGCCATTGTCGATCATGTCCCGAAATGGGAAATCAGGGCTTGATCGTGTTGTAA
- a CDS encoding SdpI family protein, whose protein sequence is MKKHILPLLFIVISIAASIWVYPQLPDQVPTHWGPSGEVDDYSSKSSAVWFSPILMILIYALLVFMPRIDPKRANYQRFSSTLTLVNTLLMLIFLGIQGAVISQWLGYDFNMSLFAPLLVGVLFLVLGNYMPRFQQNYAFGVRTPWTLANEEVWRKTHHFAGRAFVICGVLLLLSLLLPSSWHFPALLILVLGSTLLIIASSYYFYKNQGDVH, encoded by the coding sequence ATGAAAAAACACATTCTCCCGCTTTTATTTATCGTGATCTCCATCGCCGCCAGCATCTGGGTCTACCCGCAGTTGCCCGATCAAGTTCCGACCCACTGGGGTCCGTCTGGAGAAGTCGATGACTACTCCTCCAAAAGCTCGGCCGTCTGGTTCAGCCCGATCCTGATGATCCTCATCTATGCCTTGCTGGTCTTCATGCCGAGAATCGACCCGAAGCGTGCTAATTACCAGCGCTTCTCCTCCACCTTGACACTCGTCAACACTTTGCTGATGTTGATCTTCCTCGGTATCCAAGGGGCGGTCATCTCGCAATGGCTCGGTTACGACTTCAACATGTCTTTGTTTGCACCGCTTTTAGTCGGTGTGCTGTTTCTCGTACTGGGCAACTACATGCCGCGCTTCCAACAAAACTATGCATTTGGGGTCAGAACTCCGTGGACGCTGGCCAACGAAGAAGTCTGGCGCAAAACGCACCACTTTGCCGGCCGCGCCTTTGTCATCTGCGGTGTCCTGCTTTTGCTCAGCCTGCTTCTCCCCAGCTCCTGGCATTTTCCCGCCCTGCTGATCCTCGTCCTTGGCAGTACGCTTTTGATCATCGCCAGCTCCTACTACTTCTATAAAAACCAAGGCGATGTACATTAA
- a CDS encoding adenosylcobalamin-dependent ribonucleoside-diphosphate reductase gives MTAEIQGSILPFENEDYLAPTGERIVSDRYLLKDTKKETLAVGSLVVAVIDKKRAFHELARVIEVDSAQKEVKVELRDGFQLELPIDQVDVLQETSPRQMWARIARGAAEVTNDPKTWEERFYNLQSGWKYVPGGRINASLGTGVQTTSYNCFVIPNVGPTPRDYANSFGQTLEIQARSGGVGMNLSQVPPQGSLTVVRDVRKTDLQLVLDVWHADLLDFLNEPYQNATKVVRVSREFLRAVEEDAEWTFLFPDTSVEQYDEIWNGNLTEWRENGYPVKEGETVQAESLYEKILESGVVVVQDVIGMTLLPGDRRGTIATTLGDMWEAMERGKRVSVILSSLRPRYSYVRGVNGRSSGAYSWGNLFDKGNYVFAQGFGPVNVGEIMSVGCQLTLQGGSRRGALMLILNDRHGDIRKFIACKQQDGVITGANLSVGISEEFMEAKASGAAWNVGYPHIEEMFDFDGDFHKWEQYGRELCVSEAMKAEELWDEMMVSAWKSAEPGVVFLGRYNKMSNSNYFNPIIATNPCGEQGLPAYGICNLGAVVLSRFAVGFRGTEEKISFDNPLLEAQIRDELKKHFDEQQAEFLLHHIKWEALETAIRTGLRFQDAVIDATYYPFEENRENQMAERRVGLGIMGLHDLLIFSGITYGSDESTRFIDVLLGMIAEWTYLESVELAKENGPFPMFDADLYLQSGYMQQLAKEKPHVTDAIRKYGVRNVTTMTIAPTGTTGTMVGCSTGCEPYYAWSYYRNSRLGMFEENAKIVDDFYQAHPEVTELPEYFVTAMDLSPVDHVRVQAALQKWIDSSISKTCNAPNSYSVEDTKKLYDLAYELGCKGVTIYRDGSRSEQVLSLKEEQTEEQVQGEAEQQALTPEEIHLLTNQSYKRKARPDVLYGATYKKDTPLGSAYITINDDPEDGLAREVFVNIGKAGSDVYASNVALGRAISLYLLDSQNPNKEGELVKTFSGIGGSSSVGFGERRITSVPDAIAKSLIEHSETFPLRHLDELLNDQEVACGHHDGHEENRKSLRDYNVGKDYCPQCHQHTLVRQGGCNECEACGFSKC, from the coding sequence ATGACAGCAGAGATTCAAGGCAGCATACTTCCGTTTGAGAACGAGGATTATTTGGCACCGACTGGGGAGCGGATCGTGTCGGACCGCTACCTGCTCAAAGACACCAAGAAAGAAACGCTCGCAGTTGGTTCGTTGGTTGTAGCCGTGATCGACAAGAAGCGCGCATTTCATGAGTTGGCGCGTGTCATTGAAGTCGATTCTGCACAAAAAGAGGTCAAAGTCGAGCTTCGCGATGGGTTCCAATTGGAACTCCCGATCGATCAGGTCGATGTTTTACAGGAAACATCGCCGCGTCAAATGTGGGCTCGTATCGCCCGCGGGGCTGCGGAAGTGACCAACGATCCGAAAACGTGGGAAGAGCGCTTCTACAACTTGCAATCCGGTTGGAAGTATGTGCCGGGCGGACGGATCAACGCGTCGCTTGGGACGGGTGTGCAGACCACCTCGTACAACTGTTTTGTCATCCCGAACGTCGGCCCGACTCCGCGTGATTATGCCAACTCGTTCGGCCAGACCTTGGAGATCCAAGCGCGCTCTGGCGGTGTGGGCATGAACCTCTCGCAAGTGCCGCCACAAGGGTCGCTGACTGTGGTGCGCGACGTGCGCAAAACCGATTTGCAGTTGGTGCTCGACGTCTGGCATGCCGACCTGCTCGATTTTTTGAATGAACCCTATCAGAATGCAACCAAAGTCGTCCGTGTCTCCCGCGAATTTTTGCGCGCCGTCGAAGAGGATGCCGAATGGACATTCCTGTTTCCCGATACGAGCGTCGAGCAATATGATGAGATCTGGAACGGCAATCTCACCGAATGGCGCGAGAACGGCTATCCGGTGAAAGAAGGGGAAACGGTTCAGGCTGAATCCCTTTATGAGAAGATTCTGGAAAGTGGAGTTGTGGTGGTGCAAGATGTGATCGGCATGACGCTATTGCCGGGCGATCGCCGCGGTACGATCGCAACGACGCTTGGCGACATGTGGGAGGCGATGGAGCGCGGCAAGCGTGTCTCGGTGATCCTGTCCTCCCTGCGTCCGCGCTACAGCTATGTGCGTGGCGTGAATGGCCGCTCCTCCGGGGCTTACTCGTGGGGCAACCTGTTTGATAAAGGCAACTATGTCTTCGCTCAAGGCTTCGGCCCGGTCAACGTGGGTGAGATCATGAGCGTCGGTTGCCAATTGACTCTGCAAGGCGGTTCCCGTCGCGGCGCGCTGATGCTGATCCTCAACGACCGTCATGGCGACATTCGCAAATTCATCGCCTGCAAGCAGCAGGACGGCGTGATCACCGGAGCCAATTTGTCGGTTGGGATTTCGGAAGAGTTTATGGAAGCCAAAGCTAGTGGGGCTGCGTGGAATGTTGGCTATCCGCACATTGAGGAAATGTTCGATTTCGATGGCGACTTCCATAAGTGGGAACAGTACGGTCGCGAGCTGTGCGTGAGCGAAGCGATGAAAGCGGAAGAGTTGTGGGATGAAATGATGGTATCGGCATGGAAATCGGCAGAGCCGGGCGTTGTCTTCCTTGGCCGTTACAACAAGATGTCCAACTCCAACTACTTCAACCCGATCATCGCCACCAATCCGTGCGGCGAGCAAGGGCTTCCGGCGTACGGCATCTGCAACTTGGGTGCAGTGGTGCTCTCTCGTTTTGCCGTGGGTTTCCGCGGTACCGAGGAGAAGATCTCTTTTGACAATCCGCTTCTTGAAGCTCAGATTCGCGATGAGCTGAAGAAACATTTTGATGAGCAGCAGGCGGAATTTTTGCTTCATCACATCAAATGGGAAGCGTTGGAGACGGCGATTCGCACTGGGCTACGCTTCCAAGATGCTGTCATCGATGCGACCTACTACCCGTTTGAAGAAAACCGTGAGAACCAGATGGCCGAGCGCCGTGTCGGACTGGGCATCATGGGGCTGCACGACCTGTTGATCTTTAGCGGAATTACGTATGGTTCGGATGAATCGACCCGATTTATCGATGTGTTGCTCGGCATGATCGCCGAATGGACCTATCTGGAGTCGGTCGAACTGGCCAAAGAGAACGGACCGTTCCCGATGTTCGATGCTGACCTGTACTTGCAGTCTGGCTACATGCAACAACTGGCCAAAGAGAAGCCGCATGTGACCGATGCGATTCGCAAATATGGCGTTCGCAACGTCACGACGATGACGATCGCTCCGACCGGCACGACCGGGACGATGGTCGGCTGTTCGACTGGATGTGAACCTTATTATGCGTGGTCCTACTACCGCAACTCTCGCCTTGGCATGTTTGAGGAAAATGCGAAAATCGTCGATGATTTCTATCAAGCACATCCAGAGGTAACCGAGCTGCCGGAGTATTTCGTCACCGCGATGGATCTTTCTCCGGTTGATCATGTTCGTGTTCAGGCAGCCCTGCAAAAGTGGATCGACTCTTCGATTTCTAAAACGTGCAATGCGCCGAATTCCTACTCGGTGGAAGATACGAAGAAACTGTACGATCTCGCCTACGAACTCGGCTGCAAAGGCGTCACTATCTACCGTGACGGTTCCCGTTCCGAGCAGGTGCTGTCTTTGAAAGAGGAGCAGACAGAAGAGCAGGTTCAGGGCGAAGCAGAGCAGCAGGCGCTGACACCGGAAGAAATTCACCTGCTGACCAATCAGTCCTACAAGCGCAAAGCACGCCCAGATGTGCTGTACGGAGCGACGTACAAGAAGGACACGCCGCTCGGCTCTGCGTACATCACGATCAACGACGACCCGGAAGACGGCTTGGCGCGTGAAGTATTTGTCAACATCGGCAAAGCGGGTTCCGATGTGTACGCTTCCAACGTGGCGCTTGGCCGTGCGATCAGCCTCTACTTGTTAGATTCGCAAAATCCGAACAAAGAGGGAGAACTGGTCAAAACGTTCTCCGGTATCGGTGGTTCCAGTTCGGTCGGCTTCGGTGAGCGCCGCATCACCTCAGTACCTGATGCGATTGCCAAGTCCTTGATCGAACACTCGGAAACATTCCCGCTGCGTCATCTCGATGAACTGCTGAACGACCAAGAGGTCGCCTGTGGTCATCACGATGGACACGAAGAAAACCGCAAGTCTCTGCGTGACTACAACGTAGGCAAAGACTACTGCCCGCAGTGCCACCAGCATACGCTGGTGCGGCAAGGCGGCTGCAATGAATGCGAGGCGTGTGGGTTTAGCAAGTGTTAG
- the nrdR gene encoding transcriptional regulator NrdR, translating to MRCPYCFHDSTRVIESRSADEAVRRRRECDNVACQRRFTTYEKVEMAPLLVVKKDGRREEFSREKLLRGIIRACEKRPIPVEEIEALVDSVEREVRREYEKEVPVDAIGEKAMDKLRTVDGVAYVRFASVYRQFKDVETFAQEVLGLLKHDKEDRR from the coding sequence ATGAGATGTCCTTACTGTTTCCATGACAGTACAAGAGTGATCGAATCCCGCTCGGCAGACGAAGCGGTTAGGCGACGTCGTGAATGCGACAATGTTGCGTGTCAGCGCCGTTTCACGACTTATGAGAAAGTGGAAATGGCACCGCTTTTGGTCGTGAAAAAAGACGGGAGGCGGGAGGAATTCTCGCGTGAAAAGCTCTTGCGGGGCATCATTCGTGCATGCGAGAAACGACCGATCCCGGTCGAAGAGATTGAGGCGCTTGTAGATAGCGTGGAACGCGAAGTACGCCGGGAATATGAAAAAGAGGTTCCGGTCGATGCGATCGGTGAAAAAGCGATGGACAAGCTTCGCACAGTAGACGGCGTCGCCTATGTGCGATTTGCCAGTGTCTATCGGCAGTTTAAAGATGTGGAGACCTTTGCACAAGAAGTGTTGGGTCTGTTGAAGCATGACAAGGAGGATCGGCGATGA
- a CDS encoding autorepressor SdpR family transcription factor, protein MTLNHAFKALSDPTRRQILDLLKNRDMTAGEIADQFQMTKPSISHHLNLLKQADLVWDERQGQHIYYSLNTTVFQDVLKWVLQFSSGKE, encoded by the coding sequence ATGACCTTAAACCACGCCTTTAAAGCATTGTCCGACCCGACCCGCCGCCAGATTCTCGATCTGTTGAAAAATCGTGACATGACGGCTGGCGAGATCGCCGACCAGTTCCAGATGACCAAGCCAAGCATCTCGCACCATCTCAATCTGCTCAAACAGGCCGATCTGGTGTGGGATGAACGCCAAGGGCAGCATATCTACTATTCCTTAAATACCACCGTGTTTCAGGACGTGCTCAAATGGGTACTTCAATTCTCTTCTGGAAAGGAATGA
- a CDS encoding GIY-YIG nuclease family protein, translating into MNGFSELFWDASVEEMKQGYLHRAEDGEYVCLMCGETFETGVVYPSDGKWYDAAKFAAVHVEREHGSVFEFLLGQGKKMTGLTDLQRKLLHYIYYGYTDNEIVDAMDGGSTSTIRNHRFMLREKEKQAKVFLAIMSSIDGKSQKERKAEQMSRERRAKLKQEYLSTPKPMGIYQIRNVVSGKIFVGNSPNLTGKENSVMFQLRMGGHYNRELQQDYNQLGQENFVFEVVAQIKPRDEATQQEYLQELDEMLEMWLEELQPFGERGYNKKSK; encoded by the coding sequence GTGAATGGTTTCTCGGAGTTGTTTTGGGATGCATCTGTGGAAGAAATGAAGCAGGGGTATCTGCATCGCGCTGAGGACGGGGAGTATGTCTGCTTGATGTGCGGCGAGACGTTTGAAACGGGTGTCGTCTATCCGTCCGATGGAAAATGGTACGATGCTGCGAAGTTTGCCGCGGTGCATGTGGAGCGGGAGCATGGGTCGGTGTTCGAATTCTTGCTCGGCCAAGGCAAAAAGATGACAGGGCTGACCGATCTGCAGCGAAAGTTGTTGCATTACATCTACTATGGGTATACGGACAACGAGATTGTGGATGCGATGGATGGTGGGAGCACCTCTACGATACGGAATCACCGTTTTATGCTGCGGGAGAAGGAAAAGCAGGCCAAGGTTTTTTTGGCGATCATGAGTTCGATCGATGGGAAATCACAAAAAGAAAGGAAGGCGGAGCAGATGTCTCGCGAACGCCGAGCGAAATTGAAACAGGAATATTTAAGTACACCGAAGCCGATGGGGATCTATCAGATACGCAATGTGGTCTCAGGGAAAATTTTTGTGGGGAATTCGCCTAACTTGACCGGCAAAGAGAACTCAGTGATGTTCCAATTGCGAATGGGCGGTCACTACAATCGCGAGTTGCAACAGGATTATAATCAACTCGGGCAGGAGAACTTTGTCTTCGAGGTGGTCGCGCAGATCAAGCCGCGAGACGAAGCTACCCAGCAAGAGTATCTGCAAGAACTCGATGAGATGTTGGAAATGTGGCTGGAGGAACTTCAGCCATTTGGAGAACGCGGATACAACAAAAAGAGTAAGTAG
- a CDS encoding DNA alkylation repair protein yields the protein MDFEIVMQELEALGKERIKKTYLSNGAHEPLFGVATGEMKPLAKKIKKNQPLAEHLYATGNYDAMYFAGIIADPMAMTEADFERWIDAAYFYMLSDFVVAVTLAETDFAQVVADKWIASGEELRMSAGWSCYCWLLGNRPDGEFSASKMASMLQQVEKTIHDSPDRTKSAMNNFIHTVGISYAPLHDKAVETAMAVGQVEVKRGKKKSSLALASEKIQKDVDRGLLGFKRKNVRC from the coding sequence ATGGATTTCGAAATTGTGATGCAGGAACTGGAAGCGCTCGGCAAGGAACGAATCAAAAAGACTTATCTAAGCAATGGTGCACACGAGCCGCTTTTTGGCGTGGCGACAGGCGAAATGAAGCCGCTCGCAAAGAAAATCAAGAAAAATCAACCTTTGGCCGAACATCTTTACGCCACTGGGAACTACGATGCCATGTATTTTGCTGGCATCATTGCGGACCCAATGGCAATGACGGAGGCGGATTTTGAGCGTTGGATCGATGCGGCGTATTTTTATATGCTGTCCGATTTTGTGGTTGCAGTAACTTTGGCAGAAACCGATTTTGCGCAAGTTGTTGCCGATAAATGGATCGCAAGCGGTGAAGAACTTAGAATGTCCGCGGGCTGGAGCTGTTACTGCTGGCTATTGGGGAATCGCCCGGATGGTGAATTTAGCGCCAGTAAGATGGCCAGTATGCTTCAGCAGGTGGAAAAAACGATTCACGATTCTCCTGATCGAACGAAGTCGGCGATGAATAATTTCATCCACACAGTCGGAATTTCATATGCACCGCTCCACGATAAGGCAGTTGAAACCGCAATGGCAGTAGGCCAAGTCGAAGTCAAGCGGGGCAAGAAAAAAAGTAGTCTCGCGCTCGCTTCCGAAAAAATTCAAAAGGATGTAGATCGCGGACTGCTTGGTTTCAAACGCAAAAATGTAAGGTGTTAG
- a CDS encoding GTP cyclohydrolase II, with the protein MIDPKVLTLLQDKIQVLESSDEMIYLVGPIRLPVNLDGETVVFQWYCWLNCGELACDTERMIEKLSDAELAELQQSSVLVYGDFDTAEDALIRFHSICHTGDIFGSKRCDCGYQLTQSMKEIVNHGCGALFYLANHEGRGIGLFSKAMAYILQENGYDTVDANFALGFKDDTRNYEDAIIVLKALRQQPVTLMTNNPRKLEALLNAGLNVSERRPLWGDVSEFNERYLKTKVERSGHFDE; encoded by the coding sequence ATGATCGATCCAAAAGTGCTTACCCTTCTTCAAGATAAAATCCAAGTCCTAGAGTCGAGCGACGAAATGATCTACTTGGTGGGACCGATTCGCTTGCCGGTCAATTTGGACGGCGAGACGGTGGTCTTTCAGTGGTACTGTTGGTTAAACTGCGGCGAACTGGCTTGTGATACAGAACGGATGATTGAAAAATTATCGGATGCCGAGCTTGCTGAACTTCAGCAGTCGAGCGTGCTGGTATATGGCGATTTTGACACGGCGGAGGACGCGCTGATCCGTTTCCACAGCATTTGCCACACGGGTGACATCTTTGGGAGCAAACGCTGCGATTGCGGCTATCAGTTGACGCAATCGATGAAAGAAATTGTGAACCACGGCTGCGGGGCGCTGTTCTATCTCGCCAATCATGAAGGGCGCGGGATCGGCCTGTTCAGCAAAGCGATGGCGTACATCTTGCAGGAAAACGGATATGACACGGTTGATGCCAATTTTGCACTCGGCTTTAAAGATGATACGCGCAACTACGAGGATGCGATCATCGTGCTCAAAGCATTGCGTCAACAACCTGTCACGTTGATGACGAACAATCCACGCAAGTTGGAGGCGCTTCTCAACGCAGGGTTGAATGTCTCCGAACGCAGGCCGCTCTGGGGCGATGTCTCCGAATTTAATGAGCGCTACTTGAAAACGAAGGTCGAGCGATCTGGACATTTTGATGAATAA